A stretch of the Glandiceps talaboti chromosome 23, keGlaTala1.1, whole genome shotgun sequence genome encodes the following:
- the LOC144452651 gene encoding oxysterols receptor LXR-alpha-like isoform X1 has product MLDFEYYYPVYRPPSYPSPAGPPPRYFFPDPPTNVNIKREPQDSGYEISPSSLDQSSSPHQSPSSSPAIIPASVVLASTVPLKRQIYPQSPLNDEDGNSTKRRKGPAPRMEVELCLVCGDRASGFHYNALSCEGCKGFFRRSITKNAVYKCTRGGNCEMDMYMRRKCQECRLRKCREVGMLPECLLTEEQCKSKRQRKMLKQHTSPQQPQQSVDEDGENEYFELSEEQRELIDKIVQAQHDLEIPGPEDIKKVTPWPSENDDHLTEQEKLHNRFAHITELTILTVQLVVEFSKKLPGFLDLIREDQIVLLKGSAIEVLLLRAAMRYVREDDAIIFGNGLPYSRHKLCDGGIGDIVDPMYEFSRSMVDLELDYEDYTLLMAIVIFSADRAQVTDGKAVEAIQEKYLDMLRTRLKMKKPKDTLVLPKVLMKLTELRTLNNSHSEMLFALKLQDQQIPPLLAEIWDVQ; this is encoded by the exons ATGTTGGACTTTGAATATTACTATCCAGTATACCGACCACCTTCCTATCCCTCCCCAGCAGGTCCACCACCCAGGTACTTCTTTCCAG ATCCTCCAACCAATGTGAACATAAAGCGGGAACCACAAGATAGTGGTTATGAAATCTCACCATCATCTCTCGATCAGTCATCATCACCGCATCAATCACCGAGTTCATCACCAGCGATTATTCCAGCCTCAGTTGTCCTTGCCTCAACAGTGCCATTGAAACGTCAAATCTATCCACAGTCTCCACTGAATGACGAGGATGGAAACTCCACAAAGCGACGCAAAGGACCAGCACCAAGGATGGAGGTTGAATTGTGTTTGGTGTGCGGAGACAGAGCCTCTGGTTTCCACTATAATGCGTTAAGTTGCGAGGGATGTAAAG GTTTTTTTCGACGTAGTATCACCAAAAATGCTGTGTATAAATGTACACGTGGTGGTAACTGTGAAATGGACATGTATATGAGACGGAAATGTCAAGAATGTAGGCTACGAAAATGTCGAGAAGTTGGAATGCTGCCCGAGT GTCTTCTGACAGAGGAACAATGCAAATCAAAGAGACAACGTAAAATGCTGAAACAACATACCAGTCCTCAACAACCACAACAAAGTGTCGATGAAGATggtgaaaatgaatattttgaactCTCTGAGGAACAGAGAGAACTCATCGACAAGATTGTACAAGCACAGCATGACTTGGAAATACCTGGCCCTGAAGATATTAAAAAAGTTACA CCGTGGCCTTCCGAAAATGATGATCATTTAACAGAGCAAGAAAAACTACACAATCGATTTGCTCACATCACAGAACTGACTATTCTGACGGTACAGCTGGTTGTTGAGTTCAGTAAGAAGTTGCCAGGATTTCTAGATCTGATAAGAGAAGACCAAATTGTCCTACTCAAG GGCTCAGCCATTGAAGTACTACTACTTCGTGCTGCAATGAGGTACGTTCGAGAAGATGACGCCATCATCTTTGGAAACGGTTTGCCATACTCGCGACACAAACTCTGTGATggagggattggcgatattgtGGATCCAATGTATGAATTTTCTCGTAGTATGGTTGACCTTGAACTGGACTATGAAGACTATACTCTCCTCATGGCCATTGTCATTTTCTCAGCAG ATCGTGCCCAGGTGACCGACGGAAAAGCCGTTGAGGCAATTCAGGAGAAGTACTTGGATATGTTACGTACACGTCTAAAGATGAAAAAACCAAAAGACACTCTGGTATTGCCAAAAGTACTGATGAAACTCACAGAGCTCCGTACTCTGAATAACAGTCACTCTGAGATGCTCTTTGCTCTCAAGCTCCAAGATCAGCAAATACCACCGTTACTCGCTGAGATTTGGGATGTCCAGTAA
- the LOC144452651 gene encoding oxysterols receptor LXR-alpha-like isoform X2 has product MCDEETVEIAALKITEDAVHSTSGDPPTNVNIKREPQDSGYEISPSSLDQSSSPHQSPSSSPAIIPASVVLASTVPLKRQIYPQSPLNDEDGNSTKRRKGPAPRMEVELCLVCGDRASGFHYNALSCEGCKGFFRRSITKNAVYKCTRGGNCEMDMYMRRKCQECRLRKCREVGMLPECLLTEEQCKSKRQRKMLKQHTSPQQPQQSVDEDGENEYFELSEEQRELIDKIVQAQHDLEIPGPEDIKKVTPWPSENDDHLTEQEKLHNRFAHITELTILTVQLVVEFSKKLPGFLDLIREDQIVLLKGSAIEVLLLRAAMRYVREDDAIIFGNGLPYSRHKLCDGGIGDIVDPMYEFSRSMVDLELDYEDYTLLMAIVIFSADRAQVTDGKAVEAIQEKYLDMLRTRLKMKKPKDTLVLPKVLMKLTELRTLNNSHSEMLFALKLQDQQIPPLLAEIWDVQ; this is encoded by the exons ATCCTCCAACCAATGTGAACATAAAGCGGGAACCACAAGATAGTGGTTATGAAATCTCACCATCATCTCTCGATCAGTCATCATCACCGCATCAATCACCGAGTTCATCACCAGCGATTATTCCAGCCTCAGTTGTCCTTGCCTCAACAGTGCCATTGAAACGTCAAATCTATCCACAGTCTCCACTGAATGACGAGGATGGAAACTCCACAAAGCGACGCAAAGGACCAGCACCAAGGATGGAGGTTGAATTGTGTTTGGTGTGCGGAGACAGAGCCTCTGGTTTCCACTATAATGCGTTAAGTTGCGAGGGATGTAAAG GTTTTTTTCGACGTAGTATCACCAAAAATGCTGTGTATAAATGTACACGTGGTGGTAACTGTGAAATGGACATGTATATGAGACGGAAATGTCAAGAATGTAGGCTACGAAAATGTCGAGAAGTTGGAATGCTGCCCGAGT GTCTTCTGACAGAGGAACAATGCAAATCAAAGAGACAACGTAAAATGCTGAAACAACATACCAGTCCTCAACAACCACAACAAAGTGTCGATGAAGATggtgaaaatgaatattttgaactCTCTGAGGAACAGAGAGAACTCATCGACAAGATTGTACAAGCACAGCATGACTTGGAAATACCTGGCCCTGAAGATATTAAAAAAGTTACA CCGTGGCCTTCCGAAAATGATGATCATTTAACAGAGCAAGAAAAACTACACAATCGATTTGCTCACATCACAGAACTGACTATTCTGACGGTACAGCTGGTTGTTGAGTTCAGTAAGAAGTTGCCAGGATTTCTAGATCTGATAAGAGAAGACCAAATTGTCCTACTCAAG GGCTCAGCCATTGAAGTACTACTACTTCGTGCTGCAATGAGGTACGTTCGAGAAGATGACGCCATCATCTTTGGAAACGGTTTGCCATACTCGCGACACAAACTCTGTGATggagggattggcgatattgtGGATCCAATGTATGAATTTTCTCGTAGTATGGTTGACCTTGAACTGGACTATGAAGACTATACTCTCCTCATGGCCATTGTCATTTTCTCAGCAG ATCGTGCCCAGGTGACCGACGGAAAAGCCGTTGAGGCAATTCAGGAGAAGTACTTGGATATGTTACGTACACGTCTAAAGATGAAAAAACCAAAAGACACTCTGGTATTGCCAAAAGTACTGATGAAACTCACAGAGCTCCGTACTCTGAATAACAGTCACTCTGAGATGCTCTTTGCTCTCAAGCTCCAAGATCAGCAAATACCACCGTTACTCGCTGAGATTTGGGATGTCCAGTAA